AAAGGCCAAATTGAAGGTCGTAAACTTGGTTTTGATAGTGGCTTTGAAAAAGGTGAAGCCCAAGCACGAGAGCAAGGCGAAAAGCAGGCACAAAAAAACACGAACAACCTAAAAACAATTCTTAATGCCATTGATCAACATCTAGATCAGCAAAAAAAAGAAATTTCTGAAAGCCTGCCTGACATTATTTTAGCCATCGCTAAAGCTGTGGTCACTCAAGAACTCAGCCAAGGCAGTGAACATATCGTGGCCATTGTTCAGCAAGCCGTGGACTCGTTACCCCTTGAAAGTGGACATTTAAAAATAGAAGTGAATCCTCACGACCTGCCTTATATTGAAGCTGCCATAGAGCAAGGTGAATTTGAAGGTGAAGCCCATGCCAGTGAAAAAATTGATGAAGGGGGCTGTCGTATTCATTCCCGTTATAGCGCGGTTAATTTCACCATCAGTGAACGCTGGCAAGCCATCGAAAAACAATATCGCCGTCAGGTGCAATTATCATTAAACGATAATGAAGACGACAATGATGATCAGTTTAATGTTGCGGATATGTACGAAACCCTTGAAAACCAACATGCTGACGAAGAACCAGACAATGATGAAGACGAAGCCATCAAAACAGACAGTGCAGTCAATCAAGATAATGAAGTGGATGAGGAAGATGGCAACCTAGAACATCATGCTCAGCCGAACACCGAAACCGAGGCCGAAGCCGAAACTGAAAGTGAAAGTGAAAGTGAAAGTGAAAGTGAAACAAACAGCCAGCATAGTAATGACGTTGCTGAAAACAATCACAGTGAAATAGAAGATGCATCCACTGACGACACGATTTCACAACAAACTCAGAGCGTTGATGAAAGCCAAGAACATAAAGACCAAATGGCTTCTAACCTAGCCCCTGAAAGTCAAAACCTTGAAGAAGAAAAAAGCAATCAACCACATCAAGAAGATGCAATAGACACAGATAATGCATCATCAAAAAAGGATGATGACCATGAGTCTTAAATCCTTAAATTGGCTAAAACAAACAGGTGAGTATCAATGTCAGCCAGTGGTATCGGGGCAATTAACCAGAATGGTTGGCCTGACAATGGAAGCGGTTGGCTGCAAAGTAAAAGTAGGGGATCGTTGCTGGGTCGAACAAGGGCGAGAAAATATCGAAGCAGAAGTGGTGGGGTTTGACCGCGAAAAATTCTTTTTAATGCCAATCGAACCGGTGCAAGGTTTATCACCCGGAGCAAAAGTCACCCCGATTCTTGATGGCGATCAAATTCCCGCAGGGTTTGGTTTATTAGGACGCGTTTTAAATGGCGCAGGAAGGCCGCTTGATGGTCTTGGTGATATTGTCAGTAATGAATACATCAGCCTTGAAGGCAAAATCATCAACCCTATGCAGCGTGCCCCCATACGCGAAACCATGGATGTGGGAATACGGGCCATCAATGCACTTTTAACCGTGGGGCGTGGTCAACGCATGGGATTATTTGCAGGCTCTGGTGTGGGTAAAAGTATGTTACTGGGTATGATGACCCGCTTTACCACCGCCGACATTGTAGTCGTGGGTTTGGTGGGGGAGCGTGGCCGAGAAGTACAAGAATTCATTCAAGATATACATGGTGAAGAAGGCTTAAAGCGCGCAGTGGTTGTAGCCAGCCCTGCTGATGACTCCCCTATCATGCGTATGCGTGCCGCCTCATTAAGCACCGCGATAGCGGAATATTTTCGTGATGAAGGCAAAGATGTTTTATTGTTAATGGACAGTTTAACTCGTTATGGCCAAGCACAACGGGAAGTGGCATTAGCGGTGGGTGAACCCCCAGCCACAAAAGGGTATCCACCTTCTGTATTTGCTAAAATTCCTAAATTAGTTGAGCGAACTGGCAATGGGCCACCAGGTGGTGGCTCAATTACCGCATTTTATACGGTGCTCACAGAAGGCGATGACCTGCAAGACCCCATTGCCGATTCGGCGCGGGCGATACTAGATGGTCACGTGGTATTAAGTCGCCGTTTAGCAGAAGAAGGCCAATACCCAGCCATTGATGTGGAGGCATCCATTAGCCGAGCCATGCCACAAATTGTAGATGCTGTGACCTTGAAATCAGCTCAGCGATTTAAGTACCTCTATAGCTTGTATCAACAAAACAAAGATTTAATCAGCGTGGGTGCCTATAACCCAGGAAGCAACCCAGAGCTAGATCTAGCTGTGCGATTGAATCCCGTGATGAAAGCCTATTTGGCCCAAGACTTAAATCAATCACTGAGCCTTAAAGAGAGTATGGAAGGCTTAACCATGATATTAAACGAAGCATTAGGACGGCGAGCTGAACCACAAGGAGCACCTGAAGCGCAATGAGTCGTGAACGTGCCAAACGATTAAAACCCCTTGTTCAGATTGCACAAAATGCCGTGAATGAAGCCCTTTCATACATTGGTGCACTGCAACAAAAGCTGCGCAGTGAAGAAGAGAAAAGTCAGACCCTATTAGGGTATCAGCAAGACTACCGAGTCAATTTTCAAAACCAAGCCAGCATCAAGGTATCCGGATTACAGATTCAACAATTTGAATCATTTATGCACCAAATAGACGATGCCATTGCCCAGCAAAACAACCACATCTTCCAAGTAAAAGAACAACTCAAAAAAGCACAGGGCATTTATCAAACCCTCAACCAAAAATTAAAGAGTTATGAAAAGTTAGAAACTCGACTTAATGATCAGGCAATAGCGTCAGAAAACCAACAGATGCAGAAATTTTTAGATGAAATTGGTGCACAACTTCATCGTCTTCATAGCTCATAATTATTAACAAAAAAAACTTTCTGCCGCCCCCAACATTCCATGTATTACCGTCTAACATTATCAATAAATGAGCTAAAGGCTGTACACATCATGGAAATGGATAAGATTGACTTGGGTACGCGCTGTACCATAGTCAAAGCAGAGGAACTGCACGGGCAAATGGAAGGCTTGATTCAATCTGGCAATGACATCGAAATACAATCTGCTGGTATCGAGCAAATTGACACATCTGCTTTACAACTTCTTCTTAGTTTTCATCAAGCATTGGCTAAAGATAACCGAAAATTATCTTGGCCAAATCCATCAGAGCAAACAGTTGCCACAGCTAAGCTATTGGGTGTTGATGAATATATTGGATTAAGTGGACACTAATTCGGGAGAGCAATTTATGGCAAAAATATTAGCAGTAGATGATTCAGCTTCCATGCGACAAATGGTGAGTTTTACCCTAAAAGGTGCTGGCCATGATGTGATTGAAGCCAGTGATGGTGTAGAGGCATTAAACTTTGCAAAAGGGCAAGGTGTCGACCTTGTGCTAAGTGATGTCAATATGCCAAACATGAATGGTATTGAGTTATGCCGTAATTTACGCGAATTACCAAGCTATAAATTCACGCCAATCTTAATGTTAACCACCGAGTCAGCTGGCGATAAAAAAATGGAAGGTAAAAGCGCAGGAGCGACAGGTTGGATCGTTAAACCGTTTAATCCTGATCAGTTGCTTACGACCATCAAGAAAGTATTGGGATAAATCATGAGTATTGATCTTAGTCAGTTCCACCAAGTATTTTACGAAGAGAGTTATGAAGGCCTTGATGCAATGGAGCAAGGCTTACTTGACTTAGACTTGGTAGAACCGGACGCTGAAGTCATCAATACTATTTTTCGTGCAGCGCATTCAATGAAAGGCGGTGCAGGCACCTTTGGTTTTACCCAGGTGGCTGATTTTACTCATGTGCTAGAAACGCTACTTGACCAAATACGCAGCGGTCAACGGGCCATGAGCCAAGACATTCAAAACTTGTTACTCAAAAGTGTCGATTGCATAAGAGGTTTATTACAAGACCTACAAGCGAGTAATGATCCTGATCTTGAAGAAAGCAAGGTCCTAAAGGCGCAATTTGAAGCCATATTAAATGGCGAGGCCCCATCAGTTGTCGAGCCTCCACAGCCCCCATCCGATATCCCAAAAGCTGAAAAAAATAGTGAAGCTGGCGGCTGGCATATTCGATTTATACCTGAACTGTCTATCTTACAAACCGGTAACGAACCCACACGAATGTTCCGTCAACTTGCAGACCTATGTGATAGCAATATGCAAGTGATTGCCGGTACCGAACGGGTGCCTGAATTTACCAGTTTGGACCCTGAACTGTGTTATTTAACATGGGATATTCGAATTGAAAAATCCATTTCAAAAGCAGACATAGAAGAAGTTTTTGAATGGGTAGCAGATGATGCCGAAATCATTATTACGCCGTTATCAGGCAGTGTTAATGAATCAACCGACACAACAGCAGAAAAACAAACGGCAGAGCCCGACGTTACAGAAGTAGGCATGACAGAACCAGAAGTGGCTGAATTGGCACCTGTTACACCACAAACCACAGCGTCATCTAAAACAGAAGCAGCTGTTTCAAAAACGGTAGAGAATCCAGCAAAACCTCAAGCTAAGGCCGCACCTAAGACGCAAGAGAGTTCATCTATCCGCGTGAGTATCGATAAGGTAGATAGCTTAATTAATATGGTGGGGGAATTAGTCATAACCCAATCTATGTTAGGACAGCTTGGGCAAAACTTTGATATTACTCGTGTTCAGCGCTTACAAGAGGGCTTGGCACAACTTGAACATAACACTCGTGAGTTACAAGAAAGTGTTATGAAAATTCGTATGATGCCAATTAGTTTTGTCTTCAGTCGTTTTCCTCGTTTAGTTCGTGATGTGAGTATCTCTTTAGATAAAAAAATAGAACTGCTTATGTCTGGTGAAAATACCGAGCTTGATAAGACCGTAATGGAGAAAATTGGTGACCCAATGGTTCACTTGATTCGTAATTCCATTGACCATGGTATCGAAATGCCCGCAGATAGAATAGCGGCAGGTAAGCCAGAAACAGGCACCGTAAAATTAGATGCTTATCATCAAAGTGGCAATATTGTCATTGAAATTAAAGACGACGGTGCGGGCCTCAATACAGATCGAATTTTAACAAAAGCCATGGAAAAAGGTTTGGTTGCCGAAGGTGCAAATTTAAGTCAAGAACAGATATTCGACCTAATTTTTCAACCTGGTTTTTCAACGGCGGATGTTGTCAGTGATTTATCGGGCCGTGGCGTAGGCATGGATGTGGTGCGCAGAAACATTGCAGCTTTAAATGGCTCAATTGAAGTGTCATCGGAGCGTGGGCGCGGTTCTCGCTTTGTCATAAGGCTGCCTCTGACCTTGGCAATTCTAGATGGACAACTGGTCAAAGTTGGAGAAGAAATTTATATCTTCCCACTGGTGAGCATTGTGGAATCGATCCAGTTAGATGATCGCGCAATCAATCATGTTGGTGGGCACAGCGATGTTCTGCAACTGCGCGATGAGTATGTGCCGATTGTTGAGCTTGACGAAGTATTTAATATTGATAAAGAAAAACGATCCATCGAAGAAAGCATTATTGTGGTGGTTGAAACAGATGGTGAAAAAATCGGCGTTGTGGTGGATGAGTTGTTAGGGCAACAGCAAGTGGTTATCAAAAGCTTAGAAGAAAACTACAAGCGAGTAGATGGTATTTCAGGTGCGACCATACTAGGTGATGGAACAGTCGCATTAATTGTCGATGTGAGCAGCTTGTCAAAAATGAGCGGTGCATCATCTAGAATAATTGACGGTGGCCATAAAGCCGCATAATGGAAGCCGATGCTATGACTGCAGTTAGTGAAATGGAAGAAAGTCAAAAAATTGGATCGGAAGACGGTGTTTTAACCGAGCAGTATCTGACTTTTATAATGGCTGATGAAGAATATGGTGTTGATATTCTTGCCGTTCAAGAAATTAGGGGTTGGGAGTCTGCGACCCCAGTACCTAACAGTCCAAATTATTTAAAGGGGGTCATAAATTTACGCGGCACAATTGTCCCGATTATGGATTTACGCTTACGATTTGATCTTCCTAAGATTGAATACGGAGAAGAAACCGTTGTCGTTGTTTTAAAGATATTCACATCAACCGGAACTCGGACAATGGGAATAATTGTTGATGCCATAAGTGATGTCTATGACGTACCCATTGGTGAAGCAAAAAACAAAGGACTTGGTGATAACCAGAATTCAAATTTTATAAAAGGATTGGTAACCGTGAAAAAAAACATGGTGATTCTATTAGAACTTGAAAATCTTTTAACGATTGATGATTAGGTGGAAATAAAAATGGATAGTTTGAGCCGGATGAGCATACAGTATAAATTTATCATGCCTTGGGTGTTGCCACTGATAGGGCTGGTATATGCCTTTATATCAATACCCCAAGAGCAAGCAGGGAATGCTCTCATTATACTGAGTTTATTATGTGCGGCTGGGCTCATTGCTCATTGGATGCAAGCCCATAAACTATTGACGGTTTTATTACTGGCAACCCGTAGCGCAAATGCCACCGCAAACGGTGATTATGGTTATGAACCCACAACCAAAGGTAAGGATGAATTAGCCAAGCTTATTTATACCATGGTGAATTTACGTAATAGTGTTAAGTCTATTGCATCCAGTAGTGCTGATCTTGATAGTTCTAACTTGAAAGAAGACACAGAGAAAGTTGCGGCCATCGATAAGGTTCAAGCAATAATTGAATTCAATATGGATGGAACCATAATTACCGCAAACAAAAATTTCTTAGGAGCCGTCGGTTATTCATTAGAAGAGATACAGGGTAAGCACCATAGTATTTTTGTAGACTCAGAATTTAAAGCTAGCAATGAATATCAAGATTTCTGGAGAAAGCTCAATAATGGTGAGTTTGAATCTGCAGAATATAAGCGTGTAGGGAAAGGCGGAAAAGAAATTTGGATTCAAGCATCTTATAACCCAATTATTGGGAAAGATGGTAAACCTTATAAAGTCATTAAATTTGCAACGGATATTACGCAGCAAAAAATTGATAATATATCTAATACTCGTATCAGAAGAGCTTTAGATTCATGCGCCGAGTCATGTTTAATGGTTGCGGATGAAAATTACGATCTTGTATATACCAATAAAGGTGTACAAGACATGTTTATCACGGCAGAGTCGGATATTAAGAAAAGTATTCCAAGCTTCTCTGTGGATAATGTTCTTGGTAAAAATATTGATATTTTCCACAAAGATCCAAGTTATCAGCGTTCAATGCTAGATAAATTATCAGACACATACAAAACCAAACTTGAGTTAGGAGATCGTACATTCTCATTGATCGTGAACCCAATATTAAGTGAAGAGGGTGCTCGCATTGGAACGGTAGTAGAGTGGACCGATAAAACAGAAGAAATTGCTCGTACCGAAAAAGAAGAAAAAATATCTGCCGAAAATGCTCGTACTCGCAGCGCGTTAGATGTGTGTCAGGCTAATGTGATGATGGCTGATGAAAACTTAAATATTGTTTATTTAAATAATTCGGTACGTGAAATGCTCACCGAGGCTCAGCCTGATATTAAGAAAGACTTACCAAGCTTTGACGTCAGTAAATTAATGGGCTTTAACGTGGATGGTTTCCATAAAAACCCGGCTCATCAGCGTGGCATGCTAGCGGATTTAAAAGATGTTTATAACACTAAAATTGTGGTGGGCGGTCGCACCTTTGATTTAGTGGCCACACCTGTTTGGCAAGATCAAAAACGTCTGGGCACGGTTGTTGAGTGGAAAGACTTGACCGATCAACTTGCATTTGAAGCAGAACAAAAGCGTATTTCTGATGAAAATACACGTGTACGTTTAGCGCTTGATGCTTGTTCAGCGAATACGATGATTGCCGATAATGATCAAAATGTGATTTACACCAATGAAGCGGTTTCAGGCATGTTGCGCATTGCTG
This genomic stretch from Bermanella sp. WJH001 harbors:
- a CDS encoding flagellar assembly protein FliH, which gives rise to MTERRERIPADEVKDSKRWNLPYWTEPSHLVHNEEHKEDDESVLVEDEEIEVEPLTAEQLELIRQEAFNEGLNQGLVEGRQKGEKLGYEAGHLEGLEKGQIEGRKLGFDSGFEKGEAQAREQGEKQAQKNTNNLKTILNAIDQHLDQQKKEISESLPDIILAIAKAVVTQELSQGSEHIVAIVQQAVDSLPLESGHLKIEVNPHDLPYIEAAIEQGEFEGEAHASEKIDEGGCRIHSRYSAVNFTISERWQAIEKQYRRQVQLSLNDNEDDNDDQFNVADMYETLENQHADEEPDNDEDEAIKTDSAVNQDNEVDEEDGNLEHHAQPNTETEAEAETESESESESESETNSQHSNDVAENNHSEIEDASTDDTISQQTQSVDESQEHKDQMASNLAPESQNLEEEKSNQPHQEDAIDTDNASSKKDDDHES
- the fliI gene encoding flagellar protein export ATPase FliI — protein: MSLKSLNWLKQTGEYQCQPVVSGQLTRMVGLTMEAVGCKVKVGDRCWVEQGRENIEAEVVGFDREKFFLMPIEPVQGLSPGAKVTPILDGDQIPAGFGLLGRVLNGAGRPLDGLGDIVSNEYISLEGKIINPMQRAPIRETMDVGIRAINALLTVGRGQRMGLFAGSGVGKSMLLGMMTRFTTADIVVVGLVGERGREVQEFIQDIHGEEGLKRAVVVASPADDSPIMRMRAASLSTAIAEYFRDEGKDVLLLMDSLTRYGQAQREVALAVGEPPATKGYPPSVFAKIPKLVERTGNGPPGGGSITAFYTVLTEGDDLQDPIADSARAILDGHVVLSRRLAEEGQYPAIDVEASISRAMPQIVDAVTLKSAQRFKYLYSLYQQNKDLISVGAYNPGSNPELDLAVRLNPVMKAYLAQDLNQSLSLKESMEGLTMILNEALGRRAEPQGAPEAQ
- the fliJ gene encoding flagellar export protein FliJ; translation: MSRERAKRLKPLVQIAQNAVNEALSYIGALQQKLRSEEEKSQTLLGYQQDYRVNFQNQASIKVSGLQIQQFESFMHQIDDAIAQQNNHIFQVKEQLKKAQGIYQTLNQKLKSYEKLETRLNDQAIASENQQMQKFLDEIGAQLHRLHSS
- a CDS encoding STAS domain-containing protein, translating into MEMDKIDLGTRCTIVKAEELHGQMEGLIQSGNDIEIQSAGIEQIDTSALQLLLSFHQALAKDNRKLSWPNPSEQTVATAKLLGVDEYIGLSGH
- a CDS encoding response regulator, whose protein sequence is MAKILAVDDSASMRQMVSFTLKGAGHDVIEASDGVEALNFAKGQGVDLVLSDVNMPNMNGIELCRNLRELPSYKFTPILMLTTESAGDKKMEGKSAGATGWIVKPFNPDQLLTTIKKVLG
- a CDS encoding chemotaxis protein CheA; its protein translation is MSIDLSQFHQVFYEESYEGLDAMEQGLLDLDLVEPDAEVINTIFRAAHSMKGGAGTFGFTQVADFTHVLETLLDQIRSGQRAMSQDIQNLLLKSVDCIRGLLQDLQASNDPDLEESKVLKAQFEAILNGEAPSVVEPPQPPSDIPKAEKNSEAGGWHIRFIPELSILQTGNEPTRMFRQLADLCDSNMQVIAGTERVPEFTSLDPELCYLTWDIRIEKSISKADIEEVFEWVADDAEIIITPLSGSVNESTDTTAEKQTAEPDVTEVGMTEPEVAELAPVTPQTTASSKTEAAVSKTVENPAKPQAKAAPKTQESSSIRVSIDKVDSLINMVGELVITQSMLGQLGQNFDITRVQRLQEGLAQLEHNTRELQESVMKIRMMPISFVFSRFPRLVRDVSISLDKKIELLMSGENTELDKTVMEKIGDPMVHLIRNSIDHGIEMPADRIAAGKPETGTVKLDAYHQSGNIVIEIKDDGAGLNTDRILTKAMEKGLVAEGANLSQEQIFDLIFQPGFSTADVVSDLSGRGVGMDVVRRNIAALNGSIEVSSERGRGSRFVIRLPLTLAILDGQLVKVGEEIYIFPLVSIVESIQLDDRAINHVGGHSDVLQLRDEYVPIVELDEVFNIDKEKRSIEESIIVVVETDGEKIGVVVDELLGQQQVVIKSLEENYKRVDGISGATILGDGTVALIVDVSSLSKMSGASSRIIDGGHKAA
- a CDS encoding chemotaxis protein CheW is translated as MEADAMTAVSEMEESQKIGSEDGVLTEQYLTFIMADEEYGVDILAVQEIRGWESATPVPNSPNYLKGVINLRGTIVPIMDLRLRFDLPKIEYGEETVVVVLKIFTSTGTRTMGIIVDAISDVYDVPIGEAKNKGLGDNQNSNFIKGLVTVKKNMVILLELENLLTIDD
- a CDS encoding methyl-accepting chemotaxis protein; this translates as MSIQYKFIMPWVLPLIGLVYAFISIPQEQAGNALIILSLLCAAGLIAHWMQAHKLLTVLLLATRSANATANGDYGYEPTTKGKDELAKLIYTMVNLRNSVKSIASSSADLDSSNLKEDTEKVAAIDKVQAIIEFNMDGTIITANKNFLGAVGYSLEEIQGKHHSIFVDSEFKASNEYQDFWRKLNNGEFESAEYKRVGKGGKEIWIQASYNPIIGKDGKPYKVIKFATDITQQKIDNISNTRIRRALDSCAESCLMVADENYDLVYTNKGVQDMFITAESDIKKSIPSFSVDNVLGKNIDIFHKDPSYQRSMLDKLSDTYKTKLELGDRTFSLIVNPILSEEGARIGTVVEWTDKTEEIARTEKEEKISAENARTRSALDVCQANVMMADENLNIVYLNNSVREMLTEAQPDIKKDLPSFDVSKLMGFNVDGFHKNPAHQRGMLADLKDVYNTKIVVGGRTFDLVATPVWQDQKRLGTVVEWKDLTDQLAFEAEQKRISDENTRVRLALDACSANTMIADNDQNVIYTNEAVSGMLRIAESDVRKDLPNFTASKVLGSNIDIFHKNPAHQRQMLSALKDTYRTQIVVGGRTFSLIANPIINPEGERLGTVVEWNDRTEEVAVEREVDNIIESAGKGELSLRATVEDKSGFFKNLCMGLNSLMTISENVINDTARVLDAMAHGKLDERIEADYQGIFGKLKQDANDTGERLTDVIGRIRESANTVSTGSTEIAQGNTDLSQRTEEQASSLEETASSMEEMTSSVRQTSENASHANNLAANAQEKAQKGGEVVSKAVGAMEEINTSSKKISDIIGVIDEIAFQTNLLALNAAVEAARAGEQGKGFAVVAGEVRNLAQRSAGAAKEIKDLIRDSVEKVDNGTDLVNKSGQTLAEIVEAVEKVNTMIKEISSASEEQASGIEQVNKAISQMDEMTQQNAALVEEASAASETMTEQAKNMLDLVGFFKVASGSDTHNPMGHQSAMMSHSSKPSQSKSSASSTQIHKPTTASRPVVKDDDDDWQEF